From Penaeus monodon isolate SGIC_2016 chromosome 6, NSTDA_Pmon_1, whole genome shotgun sequence, the proteins below share one genomic window:
- the LOC119574400 gene encoding uncharacterized protein LOC119574400 isoform X1 — protein sequence MNSFVPALWWAAILVLAVPSNLIRGALNRIGRVDNVTKAPLPPPVPPVLPRSLTGGDEAGSPHALRLKTENAISVSLVAPVDECDVTVALDNGEAALLYSRSDKFEYTCKQTFTTVDPQANLTVSCQHFRLKFNCFFESLTIEVDGRASTYCMDDHVGQRRGRNVSLSYERNFMGFNGGYVCTVSCQGPPPAPPSEAPGCPTCGVTVAMETKKSIAADERIVGGVSTVKGEYPWMAHLKITANPSMEFMCGGSLVTNKLIISAAHCFEYDVEYVDVSDAASV from the exons ATGAATTCCTTCGTTCCCGCGCTTTGGTGGGCGGCCATCTTGGTCTTGGCGGTGCCTTCGAATTTGATTAGAGGAGCATTAAACAGAATCGGAAGGGTGGACAATGTGACGAAGGCGCCCCTCCCGCCGCCTGTGCCCCCGGTCCTCCCTCGCTCCTTGACAGGCGGAGACGAAG caggtAGTCCGCACGCGTTACGCCTCAAGACCGAGAATGCCATCTCAGTGTCCTTGGTGGCACCTGTGGACGAGTGTGACGTAACCGTTGCCCTGGATAACGGGGAGGCAGCGCTGTTGTATTCACGGAGCGACAAATTCGA atACACATGCAAGCAGACCTTCACGACCGTCGATCCTCAAGCAAACCTGACCGTCTCGTGCCAACATTTCCGACTCAAGTTCAACTGCTTCTTCGAGAGTCTCACGATTGAGGTGGACGGGAGAGCCTCTACGTACTGCAT GGACGACCATGTGGGCCAGCGCCGAGGGCGAAACGTCAGCCTCTCCTACGAGCGCAATTTCATGGGATTCAACGGCGGCTACGTGTGCACGGTGTCTTGCCAAGGGCCTCCTCCGGCCCCGCCCTCCGAGGCGCCCGGCTGCCCGACCTGCGGCGTCACGGTTGCCATGGAGACCAAGAAAAGCATTGCCGCAGATGAAAGGATCGTCGGAGGCGTCAGTACTGTCAAg GGCGAGTACCCGTGGATGGCTCACCTGAAGATCACAGCCAACCCCTCAATGGAGTTCATGTGTGGCGGGTCCCTCGTCACTAACAAGCTCATCATCTCAGCTGCTCATTGCTTCGAATACGACGTGGAGTATGTTGACGTGAGTGATGCGGCGAGTGTATAG
- the LOC119574401 gene encoding proclotting enzyme-like: MEGAVATATGWGTLSFYGEEAQVLQAVDLNVWSNAMCSSAWSKKYMTIATTQVCALASGKDTCSGDSGGPLAVQVDGKYVLLGITSYGHGCATPGVPGVYTRVSSFIPWIEGHIEEGYCDGAARK; encoded by the exons ATGGAGGGCGCCGTCGCcacag CCACTGGGTGGGGGACGCTCTCTTTCTACGGAGAAGAAGCCCAGGTCCTGCAGGCGGTGGACCTGAATGTGTGGAGCAACGCAATGTGCAGCAGTGCTTGGTCTAAGAAGTACATGACCATCGCCACCACGCAGGTGTGTGCGCTGGCGAGCGGGAAGGACACCTGTTCGGGCGATTCCGGGGGGCCTCTGGCGGTGCAG GTTGACGGAAAGTACGTCCTGCTCGGCATAACTTCGTACGGCCACGGTTGCGCGACGCCGGGAGTGCCGGGCGTCTACACGCGTGTGTCTTCCTTCATTCCGTGGATCGAGGGACACATAGAAGAAGGGTATTGCGATGGAGCTGCGAGAAAAtag
- the LOC119574400 gene encoding uncharacterized protein LOC119574400 isoform X2 — MNSFVPALWWAAILVLAVPSNLIRGALNRIGRVDNVTKAPLPPPVPPVLPRSLTGGDEGSPHALRLKTENAISVSLVAPVDECDVTVALDNGEAALLYSRSDKFEYTCKQTFTTVDPQANLTVSCQHFRLKFNCFFESLTIEVDGRASTYCMDDHVGQRRGRNVSLSYERNFMGFNGGYVCTVSCQGPPPAPPSEAPGCPTCGVTVAMETKKSIAADERIVGGVSTVKGEYPWMAHLKITANPSMEFMCGGSLVTNKLIISAAHCFEYDVEYVDVSDAASV; from the exons ATGAATTCCTTCGTTCCCGCGCTTTGGTGGGCGGCCATCTTGGTCTTGGCGGTGCCTTCGAATTTGATTAGAGGAGCATTAAACAGAATCGGAAGGGTGGACAATGTGACGAAGGCGCCCCTCCCGCCGCCTGTGCCCCCGGTCCTCCCTCGCTCCTTGACAGGCGGAGACGAAG gtAGTCCGCACGCGTTACGCCTCAAGACCGAGAATGCCATCTCAGTGTCCTTGGTGGCACCTGTGGACGAGTGTGACGTAACCGTTGCCCTGGATAACGGGGAGGCAGCGCTGTTGTATTCACGGAGCGACAAATTCGA atACACATGCAAGCAGACCTTCACGACCGTCGATCCTCAAGCAAACCTGACCGTCTCGTGCCAACATTTCCGACTCAAGTTCAACTGCTTCTTCGAGAGTCTCACGATTGAGGTGGACGGGAGAGCCTCTACGTACTGCAT GGACGACCATGTGGGCCAGCGCCGAGGGCGAAACGTCAGCCTCTCCTACGAGCGCAATTTCATGGGATTCAACGGCGGCTACGTGTGCACGGTGTCTTGCCAAGGGCCTCCTCCGGCCCCGCCCTCCGAGGCGCCCGGCTGCCCGACCTGCGGCGTCACGGTTGCCATGGAGACCAAGAAAAGCATTGCCGCAGATGAAAGGATCGTCGGAGGCGTCAGTACTGTCAAg GGCGAGTACCCGTGGATGGCTCACCTGAAGATCACAGCCAACCCCTCAATGGAGTTCATGTGTGGCGGGTCCCTCGTCACTAACAAGCTCATCATCTCAGCTGCTCATTGCTTCGAATACGACGTGGAGTATGTTGACGTGAGTGATGCGGCGAGTGTATAG